A window from Gossypium raimondii isolate GPD5lz chromosome 7, ASM2569854v1, whole genome shotgun sequence encodes these proteins:
- the LOC105770832 gene encoding uncharacterized protein LOC105770832 — MALPVEELTLKQLQQFHNIDRMAYSRLVLTLRFDPFPSMKIVAFWNFLERIGFKHFLHNLLHFSDPMIFSLAKETLVCLECLFCSPQEIFPWVHLDFPEMNKLVGQEILLGFLFKNRETVKGMIEDFVKDVCQVAFMDIVEGNLGCKPSSNPDSELDSPTSDDGGDNGELSTDDGKARVDSEDRSLFMTFSRGHPVSNQELHGFIVGKYGKCVEAIYMDKNPKRLFACVVLRSHSDLSRILGGQKLVKFFINGKQVRVRRFVPKCRK, encoded by the coding sequence ATGGCATTGCCTGTAGAAGAGCTTACCCTTAAACAACTTCAACAATTTCACAACATTGATCGCATGGCTTATTCTAGACTGGTTTTAACCCTCCGTTTCGACCCTTTCCCCTCCATGAAGATCGTTGCCTTTTGGAATTTTCTTGAAAGAATCGGCTTCAAACACTTCCTTCACAACCTTCTACATTTCTCCGATCCCATGATTTTTTCTTTAGCCAAAGAGACCCTCGTCTGCTTGGAATGCTTGTTTTGTTCCCCGCAAGAAATCTTCCCTTGGGTCCATCTCGATTTCCCGGAGATGAACAAACTTGTTGGTCAAGAAATCTTGCTgggttttcttttcaaaaacaGGGAAACCGTTAAAGGGATGATTGAGGACTTCGTCAAGGACGTGTGCCAAGTAGCATTTATGGATATAGTTGAAGGAAACTTGGGTTGCAAGCCATCTTCAAACCCTGACTCTGAATTGGATTCTCCAACTTCTGATGATGggggagacaatggggagctttCCACAGACGATGGTAAGGCCAGAGTTGATTCAGAAGACAGATCATTGTTTATGACATTCTCTAGGGGACATCCGGTTTCAAACCAAGAACTTCACGGTTTCATTGTGGGGAAATACGGCAAATGTGTGGAGGCAATCTATATGGATAAAAACCCGAAGCGGTTGTTTGCTTGTGTCGTCTTAAGGTCACACTCTGACTTGTCTAGGATTCTTGGGGGTCAGAAACTGGTGAAGTTCTTCATTAATGGCAAACAAGTTAGGGTTCGAAGATTTGTCCCCAAATGTAGGAAATAG
- the LOC105793384 gene encoding protein NRT1/ PTR FAMILY 2.7, translated as MDTIDREIQAPNSGRKHGGWVTFPFITGAVLGLGLAGTGWMANLIIYLIQQFNVNAIDAAQVSNIVNGGSSLFPIVGATIADSSLGCFSVITLFSSISLLGTVFIALTATLNSLRPTPCNGGLGSFCKDPSWVQFLVLYAGIALGSMGVGGTRFTLATMGANQFDNPQHQGIFFNWCFFSQYAASAVGATALVYIEDNLSWGLGFGLSVAANLLALLIFLLGNRFYLHDKPQGSPFLDIVRVMVAAFRKRNFSLSPMANDYYNPITVEGAPPNKAFRFLNRASLKAEGDIKTDGSGTIAKPWRLCSVQQVEDLKTLVRILPLWSSSIFLSTPVAIHSSLTVLQALNMDRHLGQHLKIPAGSILVIEIVACAIFLTLIDRFLWLTWQNLTRKSPSPLQRIGVGHVLNVLAMAVSALVESKRLKMVHHHDRDQSQPRSSMLALWLVPQLSLVGIGEAFHYPGQVSLYYQEFPASLRSTATAMIALIIGIAFYLGTAIIDFVRRVTSWLPDNINNGRLDNVYWMLTVVGVLNFGYYLACSRSYKYQNVEKQVDADTNYTYG; from the exons ATGGATACCATTGATAGAGAAATCCAAGCTCCAAATTCTGGTCGCAAACATGGCGGCTGGGTCACCTTCCCTTTCATTACTG GTGCAGTGCTAGGCTTAGGACTTGCTGGTACAGGATGGATGGCCAACCTCATCATCTATTTGATTCAACAATTCAATGTAAACGCCATTGATGCTGCTCAGGTTTCCAATATCGTTAATGGCGGCTCAAGTTTGTTTCCCATAGTTGGAGCTACCATTGCTGATTCTTCCTTGGGCTGTTTCTCAGTCATCACAttattttcatccatttctttACTG GGAACAGTTTTTATTGCCTTAACAGCTACACTCAACTCACTGAGACCAACACCCTGTAATGGTGGATTGGGCAGTTTTTGCAAAGACCCATCATGGGTTCAGTTCCTAGTGCTTTATGCAGGAATAGCTCTGGGATCCATGGGTGTAGGAGGCACGCGTTTTACTTTAGCAACAATGGGAGCCAACCAATTTGATAACCCACAACACCAAGGGATATTCTTCAACTGGTGCTTTTTCAGTCAATACGCAGCCTCTGCAGTGGGTGCCACTGCTTTAGTGTATATTGAGGACAACCTGAGTTGGGGTTTGGGTTTTGGACTATCTGTTGCGGCTAATCTTCTTGCCTTGCTCATTTTCTTGTTGGGAAATCGATTTTATTTGCATGACAAGCCCCAAGGGAGTCCTTTCCTGGATATTGTTCGTGTAATGGTGGCTGCTTTTAGGAAAAGAAACTTCTCACTCTCACCCATGGCCAATGATTATTACAATCCCATTACTGTGGAAGGTGCACCACCTAATAAAGCTTTCAG GTTCCTCAACCGAGCATCATTAAAAGCTGAAGGAGACATTAAAACCGATGGCAGTGGCACAATAGCAAAGCCATGGAGACTTTGCAGTGTGCAACAAGTAGAAGATCTGAAAACCTTGGTCAGGATTCTCCCATTGTGGTCTTCAAGTATATTTCTATCCACCCCAGTTGCAATCCACAGCAGCCTGACGGTGCTTCAAGCTCTAAACATGGACCGTCACCTCGGCCAACACTTGAAAATCCCTGCCGGCTCTATCTTGGTCATAGAAATAGTTGCCTGTGCCATTTTTCTAACCCTAATAGACCGATTCTTATGGCTCACATGGCAGAATCTAACCAGAAAATCCCCATCACCACTCCAACGAATCGGTGTCGGCCATGTGTTGAACGTACTAGCAATGGCCGTCTCAGCGTTGGTGGAGTCCAAACGGCTCAAAATGGTCCATCACCATGACCGTGATCAGTCGCAGCCAAGGTCGTCCATGTTGGCTCTATGGCTGGTCCCTCAACTAAGCTTAGTGGGCATTGGCGAAGCCTTTCATTACCCAGGACAAGTTTCACTGTATTATCAAGAATTCCCAGCATCTCTAAGAAGCACGGCGACAGCCATGATTGCCTTGATTATCGGCATTGCTTTCTACTTAGGCACTGCCATAATTGATTTTGTTAGGAGGGTTACAAGCTGGTTACCTGATAATATAAACAATGGGAGGCTTGATAATGTGTATTGGATGTTAACTGTGGTTGGGGTGCTTAACTTTGGTTACTATCTTGCTTGTTCAAGGTCTTATAAGTATCAGAATGTTGAAAAACAAGTGGATGCTGATACTAATTATACTTATGGTTGA